ccaaTTTTCAAACAAGACAGGATAATAATTTCATAATTATAACCGCAGCTTAATTAAGCTTTTGTTTTTATCGCCTGTTGCGTGTTGCAATTATGAAATTATAACAAAtgcttttttgttctttttcttaagAAACTCGATGAATGTTATCGGTACTCTACTTTAAACTGACCATACTTCTTCAACGTTTTTAATCTACTCCTAGTTGTGCATGCTTGAACTTCACCACGATGTTTCTGTGTCAATTTGATAGTTTATCTGGTTAAAGCAGTAAATGCTTCGATTTAAGTtctcttaattaaaaaaacaaacttaggCTTTTTTTCAGAGAGTCTACCTCATCTACTGCCACACCCTTATTCCTTAAAAACCTTTTAACTGTTTTGCTCTCTTAAATACTTTAtgcattatatattttttcgcttTGATAATCAGGCTCCCACGTATTTTTCTATGGTTTTTGCTCCTTGAGGTcatacattaaaaaatatttacatatacaCATGTATAAATCGTGtagaagtttttaatttttttaacaaaaaataataatatccctttattttattttagtgatCATTAAAAATGTCTTCTGCTAAGAAACGCGATGCTCAACGCAAAAAGGATGCTCGCAACAAGAAAATTGCACAAACTTCATCTTCGTCTAAGGGAATAACAAAGGCAAATGGAACTAACGGAACCGTCGAAATGACCGAAGAGGAGAAGCTATGCGCAAAATTAGAAGAGGAAGCAAGAATAAGTGCAGAAGCAAGATCATGCACTGGCTCATTGGCTGTCCATCCAAGATCGAGGGATGTGAAAATTGCCAACTTTTCCATCACCTTCTTTGGGTCGGAACTTCTGCAAGACACTATGTTGGAGTTGAATTGTGGCCGACGATATGGTCTTATTGGTTTGAACGGATGTGGAAAGTCATCACTCCTGTCTTGTCTTGGCAATCGTGAAGTTCCAATTCCCGAACACATTGATATATTTCATTTAACACGTGAAATTCCGGCTAGTTCGAAGAGTGCCCTCCAATGTGTCATGGAAGTAGATGAGGAGCGTATTAAGTTAGAAAAATTGGCCGAAGAGCTGGCCTCAAGTGAAGAGGACGACGCACAAGAGCAGCTTATCGATATCTATGAACGATTAGATGACATGGCAGCTGATTGTGCTGAGGCCAAAGCCGCTCGAATTCTGCACGGTTTGGGATTCGATAAAGATATGCAGGCCAAACAGGCTAAAGACTTTTCCGGAGGATGGCGTATGCGAATCGCTTTGGCAAGGGCATTGTTTGTGAAACCCCATTTGCTTCTGCTGGATGAGCCTACAAACCATTTGGATTTGGAAGCGTGTGTGTGGCTTGAGCAGGAACTCAAGGAGTACAAACGTATATTGGTATTGATATCACATTCACAAGATTTCCTCAATGGAGTCTGTACAAACATTGTTCATTTGACAAAGAAACGTCTAAAGTATTATACTGGTAATTATGAAGCCTTCGTTAGGACAAGAATGGAActtttggaaaatcaaatgaaacAATACAACTGGGAACAAGATCAAATCTCTCACATGAAGAACTATATTGCTCGGTTTGGTCACGGTTCGGCAAAATTGGCTCGTCAAGCACAATCTAAGGAAAAGACTTTAGCTAAGATGGTCGCACAAGGTTTAACTGAAAAGGTCACCGatgataaaattttgaatttctacTTTCCTTCTTGCGGTACAGTACCACCGCCAGTAATTATGGTTCAGGTAAGCATCATTTATTTAACACAAAATTGGGAATAAgaacttatttgtttttttcttagaatgtCCACTTCCGTTATAGTGACACCACACCATGGATCTATAAAAATCTTGAATTTGGTATTGATTTAGACACAAGATTGGCTTTGGTCGGTCCTAATGGTGCTGGTAAGAGTACACTATTGAAGCTTTTATATGGTGATTTAGTGCCCAGTTCGGGAATGATTCGTAAGAATTCCCATTTGCGTATTGCCCGTTATCACCAGCACTTGCACGAGCTGTTAGATTTGGATCTTAGCCCCTTAGAATATATGATGAAAGCCTTCCCTGCCGTTAAGGAAAAAGAAGAAATGCGAAAAATTATCGGACGTTATGGCTTGACCGGCCGCCAGCAGGTATGCCCAATTCGACAGCTATCCGATGGCCAACGTTGTAGAGTAGTGTTTGCGTGGTTGGCGTGGCAAGTGCCTCATTTGCTATTGCTTGACGAACCTACCAATCATTTGGATATGGAAACTATCGATGCGTTAGCGGACGCCATCAATGATTTTGACGGTGGAATGGTGCTAGTTAGTCACGATTTCCGTCTTATTAACCAGGTATGATTCAAACTAgaatattttcaactttttgcgttatttattttatttatttctaaaggTTGCTGAAGAAATTTGGGTGTGTGAAAAGGAAACAGTTACCAAATGGAATGGTGGTATTTTGGATTATAAGGatcatttgaaaaataatatcaacAAAGATAATAAAGATAAAGATGCCGCGAAGAAGAAATAATTCGATTAAGTTTAATAATATTGAAGTaactatatttttacaaaaacatcgGCTAATGAGAACTAAATTTGCTGATTGTGATTCTTTATTCAAATTACCTTACCATTACACTTACCGATTAAACAAAAACCGATATTAGCAGTAACAAAGGAAACCTTCATctcaaacaaattaatattgcTTGGATCTGTTGTAACTAATGAAATAACAggaaatgattttatttattattttgaagttGAATACAATAAATTTACCAAtagacaaattattttttcgtgTGTTTTGTTTCTGTAATGACCCGGGTTCTCAGTCGTGAGTTAACTCGGAGATATTAATTTATTCCTAAtttacttaagaaaaaaaaaatcaagttgagAATAAATCCGGATGGCGCTCACGAATTTGTTCACTTGGTCCAAAGTTAACCACATAAATAGCTCAGTCAACTCGGAGTTAGCTTTATTCCGGCTCTGAGGGACCAGCTTCTTTATATACACCCAGTTTTTTGATGAGACATGATAAGgcgattaaaaataaatttctctgATCCCAGAATAAGAAATGTATTTCCACGCGGTGCAAACTTTTCAAATACAACTTGCACAGCCTAGATATTTTCTTCAGGAGTACTGCCTCTAGCATGTGGTATCACAATGAACCCCTGAGAGTTTAAGTGAGTCGGGTCACTTTAAGCTCAACTAACTGTCTACAGGTAACAGAATAGGgtaatgtgaatttttttaatgataaaatggCGGCGTAGTTCAGGAAGATCGGTGAAACGTTTTCGTGCCTACaaagtgttattaccccttaaatgAGAGGCGTTTAAATGGcggttgaaattaaattaaaacaaatagttcttttaaatttcattttaaatttcacttttttacccaactaagtactaaaaaattttccatgactctaattcaatgaaccgcagtgtaaaaaaaatgcactacgatgtttcggcaagttactttaaaagttggtgtgttcaattctcttttcaaaatggtataacattgttgagaatattccataaataaccgagatacaatttattttctgaagaaatccgacttttaatttaatttttccatattttttaagttttgttccctttcagaacctttcagaatacaaaaacttaaataatatggaaaaattacctaataaaaaagtcggatttcttcagaaaataaattttatatacaaagcacagggtgaccattttttcgactttttttcaaatgcccataactcacaaaatatggggctacgattttttttgttatttttctgataactgtcaccacctaccctatctaccgttttcatttcgacgttaacttttgggacaccctgtataatttttatataagaattattctttcagaaggtgtgttttttattacaaccggtcttaactggacaaaaaaaacgcagtctgggctaagcaatttacatgttaaatacaacaacaccttagccccttgggcttagttgtttagcccggagatttctctgggcttaactttttgaagagttttaaatctgtgctaccaaactaattttttcataaattgtttagaatttgttaaaaaacgtGAAagctcacgtttggaaggacaaattgaactaaaatagttttgctagcatacatttttgtatctctttgtaaaacatacatgaaaaatacaagaaaatgactaaagcgaaaaatatgacaactctaaatttttgttgtgtctgctgttttcggagcattcaatatacagtgctgccaagatttcaggttaagtcccgaggcgtttttttgtccagttaagaccggtggtaataaaaaacacacctagagTTAGAGCACCGCAAAGTAGTTCGAAATAACAACATTCAGCAATCAAAGGCAGAAAACTCAAAACTCCATCcattattttaaagtacatTATGAGCTTCCAAATCTCACCACCTAGCTGCAGTATTTTGTCTAATTTCAATTTTAGATACTTGGcattacttttttataaaagctttttttctatgTTGAAAGCTCTCAAAATGCAATCTGTCAAAAAATTTATCTCgcaaataccttttttatttatttactttttgttttatcttgattGTTGTTAATCCACCTacttttatgtttatttaatttttcaaaattttaatggacTTAAACGGTGTAGATTCACTTGTTGCAGCAGCATTTGGAGCATTGGGTGTTATATTTATTGGAGCATTTGTTGGCTTGATTGTAATTTGTCGGAAGCAACATCAAAGAAAAAGATGGAGTCGTTTGGATAACAGgttgttgttatttgtttttttgttagacATAATGTAGACACATTTAATTACGGAAGTAATTATGATTTTAGGTcagttaaaaagaataaaaacgaACATGAATTGGCAATGGCACTGGGCGATATTGGTCTGAATAATGCACTTGAGCAGATTATTAGTGACCAACAGTGGGTAGATGATGCTTCTGGGTTGATTCCTCACTGTTTGGTGATTCTTCGGACTTGCCATGGATTGACTGAGAGATTAGCTACTCTTGCCATGGGTCCGAGTGTTAAGCGATTCAGTAATCGACTTACAGATGCTGCTAAAAGGATTCCATCAAGAGTTGATGATGTTGGTATGTGTATTGAGATGAGATGGAGACCctaatttatctattgaagtATTTTGTCatgttttattcaaatttcagTACAAGCAATGTATCCACCACTCGATGCTCGTTTACTCGAAGCTCGAGTAGCAGCTTTAGTTTTAGCAGTCGGTCAATTAGCACTTTTAACACAATCAGCAGTTGGATCCCATGTTGAATGGATCGATGAGAGTCTTGAGGAGATGGATAAGCATTTATTAGTAAGCAGCATTTAGCTAATGAAAAAGAgcttatttaatattttcaattttgtttttttttttttttttaatatttgcttTTAGCTCTTGAGAAATGTTTctcaagaaaaagaaaatagacCTGAAATGAGTGCATTTGTATAAATTCCATTATGTCCCTAGGtattattttaacacaaaagTTGGCGAACAAAGACAATACAAAACATGACAATCTGTTACAATATACATTTCTAtaacaactttaaaaattttagacgaatatttacaaaaacaaaaaatatattgtgttattttaataaataaagcaCAAACAAATTAGTTAATAtacaatattataaatttaaaaaaataacgagTGCAAGAATACtctttttaaaactaataatgCAGAAGCGATGGGAAAAAGAACACTACAGCAAGTTCAACAgaacaaaaatacacaaaaaaattcgAGCCGAATGAGGAGAGTGATTTTCTAAGTAAGGTGaaaatagtatatttttaataacttgGAAGTAAGGAATATTGTCGGAATTTTCTAGCTTGAACTTGAACATGGATTATTACActagttaacaaaattaaacttttttttttgttgccgaaacaaaaatataacttttctgaaggttttcggtgtgctgaactcgaatccgaagtcaaaataaaatgcacgaacttAAGACATTTTATATAGacatttggaaaatgtaggtacctactacatgggtacaaaaaaaataaaataaaattcgtttaaaaaaaaaaaataaaatcaaattgccctccaaaacaagtatgcagttttgattgatatattaacatgcattattagaaaaaaaaattttcaaaatcgttacagccgttttttaaaaaaataattttttataaataattttttggaaaaaatcactAGTAGAAATCACTAGAAATCAACAcctaagaacaaaatttcaaaaaaattcaatgttccgttttcgaaaatttgatttttcaaaaaaaaattttcaaatttttgtttaaatccaaaaattatttttttttgtaattttatttttggcttatactaAAATCATATAAATTTTTCCTTACAAAAGTTTAttaagtaccgttaataatgattttcaaaaaaaaaaaatttattagaagatagaccttgtctttaaacttacatttgaattttttagacaaattcgttggagccgtttttgagcaatttcaattttactaaaatcggtatatgacaagtaccgttattgttggtccaaaaaaattaattccaaaaacccctctgtagagtcgccaaataatgccacataccaagtttgacatcaatcggttcatccgtttaggctgtagcttcgtttacagacagacagaaggacttccgggacccacttttttggcattctctaccatcataatgtcatggaaaaatgctctcaacttttttttttgtacgaatgcataacttgatataatagtacctatatcgcaagtataAATTAATCAGctaccgtttttgaaatataaccgttagaaaatgcagtactttaggctttattcatttatataaggaaaattgtttgcgCATATttatctgtttaaatctttccgatatcttttttattgcccgagatatcctcagttatttggcatattttataaattttataacgtcattatctcctttatgatatatgaagcaaAACCCACTTAGTTCATTTTAAGATacatatctcgggcaatacaaacgatattgaaaaaatttaaacaggtatcgaaagatggaaaacagttcttatagaaaccgttactaaaatatgttctaacaattttccttatacaaaagaataaggtccgaagaaccgaaaaaaactttttttacatttttttaacggtaatatctcaaaaatggGAGCttattagttgtttctgacttcggattcgagttcagcacaccaaaaacctttaaaaaagtatatttttgtttcggcaacaaagcCCTTGTAAACCAGTATTATCATTGATTTTATTATATGCGAGTCATAATGATAATAAATCTAGGATTTTTTGAGATCAAACTTATTCccaaaaaaatggaagaaacaacattccttaaaaaatgtttttttgcttagcttAGTTTAGTTAACAAAATTGCCAAGTTTCAAAATAAAGCAATATGGGTACATATCAAACGATACCCTTACAAAAAAAGGTgtagttaaaaatattttggaatataatttattgaatttatcaTAAGTTTTTCGAATTTACTCATTTAGATTGAGTagctaaaatttgttttaaagattttaGATCAAATGATTTATTCAAAGTActacgcgttttttttttaacaaaaaaaaaaagaacaacagaTTTTCGTTGCAAAATATTAGTTTTAGCTCTtcaaaacaattattaaaaaatcagtTACGTaggccaaacaaaaaaaaaaaattaagaaaaaacatcagaacatatttttattaaaaaaatttattgcaaccaaaatattttgtataaaaaaaaaatgttgcacttttttgcgtaaaaaaaattctaagcaaaatgtgtttattcaatatttttttcaatattcttcgaatttcttttaattttgtaaaaaaatctacaaacacacacaaaatatttaattcatacattttgcatttaattttgttatttgcaataacatttttttatgcaaaacatttttggttgcagtattttttaatttgtaaaagaaagcaaatatatataaaagaaaaaaaattttttacaaccctacTTTACtaccacctaccctaaatccgagattaagctaatgtcgttttccaaaattcaaggagtgacactcctagctatataatcactccgaaaagaagtgatttcaaattccaaaattgaaaaaggagtgaatttttggagtgaattcttcactcccaaaattttgaaggagtgacggagtgattaccaatacttctacatttgacttcatggactgcttgtcaaattgttgggtggttgttttaactttttttgtgaaggaaattatatttatttacaatatagtattgtaaaaaatcactaaaagtgaatttaaaagattgtgttattattttattcattatttcgtattacaaacacatgcaaagcaaacgtcaaatcaatccacttgtcaaattcttcgtgaacaaattccaTAATTGcacataattttggaaaacgacataagtagaTTCATtctaaatctcgagatttaatttaaatctcggattgagggtaggtgaaaatcttggatttagggtaggtgaacCCAAATCCgtgatttagcgaagtagattttgtcatgtcatgtcatatGTCATGTCGTGTATGAACATAATGTAAACTAACAATCGAACAGAAGCTATAGATCTCATGTAAAACCTCGAATCAAAACTGACATTCATTCTGGGCCTTacaaataatcaaatttaaagctcgctttaatttttaccttaattctacTACACGTGTTAAAACTAACAAGAACGAAGAGCTAAAACATTCAATATTATAATATtcgtattattttatatttcaataaatattaactttaaataagtacctatttaagaattttataaatatgtactCGAGTACATaacagatttaaaataaatgtcgagatttattctaaatctgtTTAgttaaatctcggatttagggtaggtggaagcATAGTATATGGAATGGctcagaaaatatatttttcttcgttaaagctgtttttgagaaaagtatgttttaaatattgctCATTTCTCTTCACCTTCAACTTTTACTAAGTTTGAAGAAATCttcaaactttaaaatattagtttttgcaTTAAAAGCCGACTCTTTGCAGATGATAATAGATAAATAATAACGATAAATTCAGTGCTTATATGTTCTGTTACTCTTACATCGAAGAAAGTGTCCGAGAAATACTCTCCGTGTTCAACGCAAGGCACCTGAACataagttctattttttttagagctGTGATTGGTCAAAAATGTCATAAAAAGTTAGATGAAATTTAGGTGACATTTGAttctgaccaatcagagcctGTAAAAATTCAGAACTTAAGTTCAGGTGGCCTACGTTTATATGGAGGGCTGTGAATTGGAacgaaatccattttttttattgaagagaTAAGAAATACTTGTTATTTGTCACGACTTGacgtttcattaaaattttgaccaaacaattaaatacaaaactcattattaataaaaaaagatttgttttgtATCAATAATTCGCTGCATTGCAACTTGCTTCCACTTCCATGCACATGTGATCCCTGGATTATGTAAATTTTTCCTTCTCCCACACGTAACGTAACACAATTTACCACTGAACACATCCATTCATATCCGTCATCAAATACTTAAACTTGGCACCACTAAATTTCTTCCTGTGTACCAATCATTCCATCTCGCTCTGTTGCACAACTTGAACAATTTTCTTTCTATACTTGTAGTATTTCCATTGGGGGCGGTGGCGGTAATTGCAGTGTCGAAACACctttgctagaattttttccattttcgtttacaacaaaatttgtttgataaatcccaaaaatttctttgttaaattgtgcaaataaatataaacttttCAACAATTTAACTTAATAAACAACAATcttgagattaaaaaaaaactttaattaaaaactatcCACCCACATATAAAAAAGCAAAGTAGATCatgtaaaagaaaaaagaaaaaagaagcaAAGAAAAGATAGACGACGACTTCTCTCTGCTGTGCTCCATCGTCATTGTTCTTCGATTTCTGTGCCTGTCGTCGTTCATTCGTTTTTCGTCcccgtttttgtattttttttttttttgatgagacCCTTGTGTAGATGTGCGTGCACTTAAAATGGCTGAGTGTCTGCAACCCAAAATGTGCACTTCGACAATAATTAAATAGttgaaaatacgaaaaaaataaattttgtatttgtaaaataatattttgtatgaattttttttaacaaaagaaaagacttgagaaaataaaagaaaaagaaaaactattttgtttatgttttgtaaagtgagctctgaaattcatttatgtagcttttttttttggatgattCCTTGATTTTCTTCATCTTGAAAGaagaataagttttttttttggtgcagCCCCAAAACCTATAAAGAAGAATCACTGTGAAAAGAAAACGCATTCGCATTTCTTTTGTCGACTAGAGGAGCACCTACTATGG
This DNA window, taken from Episyrphus balteatus chromosome 2, idEpiBalt1.1, whole genome shotgun sequence, encodes the following:
- the LOC129909893 gene encoding ATP-binding cassette sub-family F member 2, which gives rise to MSSAKKRDAQRKKDARNKKIAQTSSSSKGITKANGTNGTVEMTEEEKLCAKLEEEARISAEARSCTGSLAVHPRSRDVKIANFSITFFGSELLQDTMLELNCGRRYGLIGLNGCGKSSLLSCLGNREVPIPEHIDIFHLTREIPASSKSALQCVMEVDEERIKLEKLAEELASSEEDDAQEQLIDIYERLDDMAADCAEAKAARILHGLGFDKDMQAKQAKDFSGGWRMRIALARALFVKPHLLLLDEPTNHLDLEACVWLEQELKEYKRILVLISHSQDFLNGVCTNIVHLTKKRLKYYTGNYEAFVRTRMELLENQMKQYNWEQDQISHMKNYIARFGHGSAKLARQAQSKEKTLAKMVAQGLTEKVTDDKILNFYFPSCGTVPPPVIMVQNVHFRYSDTTPWIYKNLEFGIDLDTRLALVGPNGAGKSTLLKLLYGDLVPSSGMIRKNSHLRIARYHQHLHELLDLDLSPLEYMMKAFPAVKEKEEMRKIIGRYGLTGRQQVCPIRQLSDGQRCRVVFAWLAWQVPHLLLLDEPTNHLDMETIDALADAINDFDGGMVLVSHDFRLINQVAEEIWVCEKETVTKWNGGILDYKDHLKNNINKDNKDKDAAKKK
- the LOC129910297 gene encoding transmembrane protein 98-like, producing MDLNGVDSLVAAAFGALGVIFIGAFVGLIVICRKQHQRKRWSRLDNRSVKKNKNEHELAMALGDIGLNNALEQIISDQQWVDDASGLIPHCLVILRTCHGLTERLATLAMGPSVKRFSNRLTDAAKRIPSRVDDVVQAMYPPLDARLLEARVAALVLAVGQLALLTQSAVGSHVEWIDESLEEMDKHLLLLRNVSQEKENRPEMSAFV